A DNA window from Bubalus bubalis isolate 160015118507 breed Murrah chromosome 20, NDDB_SH_1, whole genome shotgun sequence contains the following coding sequences:
- the LOC123330807 gene encoding uncharacterized protein LOC123330807 — translation MTIGRKSEGPIHVDTWGKSYRTEETAGAKALGWLQAWALQLYLECIRGTAWSRSSRPPAQTVLSPQPDTSPECNLQKGDNRTGVPLPAIAASSATVTTLRPPAEEQERVPPHLGLGGLTTISPTVLPSSWHLRSKLRPREERRIAQSSMLCKGQRQALNPVFLTQPLRGMKMLREVEAVDKEPQFLCSLSCKAGVPNLQDLMPDDLRSDGHGHDQGASTVVGLAMRKRNLQCQTKDFIWTRTILNAYAFDLK, via the exons ATGACAATTGGTCGAAAATCTGAAGGACCCATCCATGTGGATACCTGGGGAAAGAGCTATAGAACAGAAGAAACAgctggtgcaaaggccctggggtggttGCAAGCTTG GGCTCTGCAGCTTTATCTGGAGTGTATCAGGGGTACAGCGTGGTCCCGCAGCAGCAGGCCTCCAGCACAAACAGTGCTATCTCCACAACCAGACACTAGCCCTGAGTGCAATCTCCAGAAAGGCGACAACAG GACCGGAGTGCCACTCCCTGCCATTGCTGCTTCTTCTGCCACCGTCACCACCCTTAGGCCACCTGCCGAGGAGCAGGAAAGGGTGCCACCTCACCTAGG CCTAGGAGGACTTACCACCATCTCCCCCACTGTCCTGCCTAGTTCCTGGCACTTG AGAagcaaactgaggcccagagaggaaagaagaattgCTCAAAGTTCCATGCTTTGTAAGGGCCAGAGGCAGGCTTTGAATCCAGTTTTTCTGACCCAG CCTCTTCGTGGAATGAAGATGCTCAGAGAAGTGGAAGCCGTAGACaaagagcctcagtttctttgcagTTTGTCCTGTAAAGCAggagtccccaacctccaggatctaatgcctgatgatctgag AAGTGACGGCCATGGTCATGACCAAGGTGCATCCACAGTAGTGGGTCTGGCCATGAGGAAGAGAAACCTGCAATGTCAGACCAAGGACTTCATCTGGACAAGAACGATACTTAATGCTTATGCATTTGATCTCAAGTAG